The proteins below are encoded in one region of Homo sapiens chromosome 8, GRCh38.p14 Primary Assembly:
- the SMIM18 gene encoding small integral membrane protein 18 isoform X1 — MASSHWNETTTSVYQYLGFQVQKIYPFHDNWNTACFVILLLFIFTVVSLVVLAFLYEVLDCCCCVKNKTVKDLKSEPNPLRSMMDNIRKRETEVV; from the coding sequence ATGGCTTCCAGCCACTGGAATGAAACCACTACCTCTGTTTATCAGTACCTTGGTTTTCAAGTTCAAAAAATTTACCCTTTCCATGACAACTGGAACACTGCCTGCTTTGTCATcctgcttttatttatatttacagtgGTATCTTTAGTGGTGCTGGCTTTCCTTTATGAAGTGCTTGACTGCTGCTGCTGTGTAAAAAACAAAACCGTGAAAGACTTGAAAAGTGAACCCAACCCTCTTAGAAGTATGATGGACAACATCAGAAAACGTGAAACTGAAGTGGTCTAA